Below is a window of Humulus lupulus chromosome 2, drHumLupu1.1, whole genome shotgun sequence DNA.
GTTCGGCACTATGAGAGGAAAAATAGTAAGCCAAGTTGCTTGATTAAGTTGGACTTGAGGAAAGCATATGACACCATTGAATGGGAGTTTATTGAAGAAATGCTCACTAGTTTTCGATTTCCAAAGAAGTTGATTCAGCTCATCATGGTGTGTGTGAGTACTACCAGATTTTCCTTGATGATTAATGGCTCATTAAATGGGCATTTTGAGGCTAAACGAGGATTGAGGCAAGGAGATCCAATCTCCCCCTTACTTTTTGTACTTGGTATGGAATACTTATTTAGGATCATGCTTAAGGTTGGTACTCACCCTAGTTATAAGTATCATGATCGGTGTGCTCCTTTGCGGTTGAACCATCTATGTTTTGCTGATGACATTTTGAtgttcagccatggtgattttAATTCTATACTTTTGATGCTCAGAGGTCTCAAGTTGTTTTCAAAGACTTCTGGACTCTTTCCAAATGAGGCAAAGTCTGCAATATATTGCAGCGGCATGAAGGAAGCTACGATTGAGAGAGTACTAGCTGCCTCAGGATTTTCAAGATCTACATTACCCTTTCGATACTTGGGCATTCCTATTTGTTCTAAAAGGATTTCTAAGGTTGAGTGTGGGATCATCTTAGACAAAATGGTGGGCAAAATTAGACAATGGAGTTCCAGGAATTTGTCATATAGTGCCAGAGCAATCTTGATAAATTCGGTCTTAATATCCATTCACTCTTACTGGGCTCAAATCATGGTCTTGCCAAAGAAATTACTGAAGGACATAGATGCAATTTGCAGGGCATTCTTATGGAAGGGAGTTGCAGAAGCTCACGGCCCAGGTGCAGTTGCTTGGGCTACTATCTGCTCTCCAAAGTCTGCAGGAGGGTTAGGCTTCAGGAAAGTTATCGAATGGAATTTAGCTGCCTTGGGGAAATATGTCTGGGCAATTACAACTAAAAAGGACAACTTATGGGTGAAGTGGATACATAGCATTTATCTGAAGGATAAGGACTGGTGGACATATTCAGTTCAGCAAGGTTGCAGCTGGTACTGGAAAAAAATAGTGGAAATTAAAGAACTTTTTCGAGCAAGAATGGCTGAAGCAGTGTTCAGAGCAGTGAAGTATGGAATACACTCGGGGCATACATTGCTGTATGATCGACAAGCTAAGGTTCAATGGAGTAAATTTGTTTGGGAGAGATGCAATATACCAAAACACAGGTTCATCCTATGGTTGACGATACATCAGAAGTTGAAAACCAGAACTTTTCTTAGTAGTCATGGTCAGGTAGTGGATAAACTATGCGTACTGTGTGGAATGCATAATGAAGAGATCTCACATTTATTTTTCCAATGTGATTACAGCAAAATCTGTCTAGTGAAACTAAAAGAATGGATCGGTTGCAGAGTTCAAACAGGGGATTATATTGCATTACTGAGTTGGATATCCAAAGCCAAACATATCACCAAATTTAGGAGAGGTTGCTATATAGCTGCTGTATCAGCTTTAGTGTATCATATTTGGAGAGTCAGGAATCAGGTTCTATGGTCCTCAAAGTTGTGGCATGTTAATCATACAATGGAAGTCATTAGGAGAGAATTAAAGCTGAGATTTTCTGTAATGTATAAAGAGAAACCAAATAGGGATATGGAATGGTACCAAAATTTGTAAAGTTAGTTGTGGATTGTAAGTACTATAGAAGTAGGGAAGATCTATATTGTACATGACTTGtttttgagcaatacaatgattttttattcaccaaaaaaaatataaatatatatttatttatattatgttatgttatgttataaaaTGTTGataatttaaatgagatatttttaTACATGtaaatgagatttttttttgttgatatttATCTTATCAAAACAAACTTTttataatagtatatatatatatatatataccaaggAAAGAAAGAATTACAGATCTTGATCACATATATTTATCGAAGATGAAGATTTCAATTATTCTGTTGGCTTTTTCGTGGACCATATTGATGAGCTCCACCACCGAGGGATGGCCATGGCCTTACAGTAACAAGAAGAGAGTTTGCATGAGTCAGTACATGAGATTTCAACCATGCGTTGGTGAGTTACTTGGCTTCACATATTGGCAGCGTCCTATTTCTTCCTCTTGCTGTGCCACAGTTGTTGATATCTCTGCCACCGCTGGCCTTTGTCCCCACACATTACCTTATTATCACTCCTTACCTAACTTGGCTTTCTTTCAAGCCCAACATCATTGCACCACCACCACAAACATTCCATCCCCATCTTCACCACCACCACCAGCAGTAGCACCGCCAGCACGACCAATACCCccgccgccaccaccaccaccaccatcacccCCATCACAATCACCACCAAAGCCGAAGCCGTCACCAGATGATCCGTTCCCGAATATTAACTATGCTGATAAAAAATGTGTGGAAGAACCTCGACTCCATAAATACTTTGTAGATATATCACAATACACTCTTCTGAAGACACCACTTCCTTCAGCTTGTTGCGAAACTATACTCGACGTTACAAACAAGTGCCCTGATGATGTCGGCTGGGATAATCTGATCTTAGAATGCCTAGACTATTGTAGAAGTATTCAGAAGACAACATCATCACCATAGATTTATTATTATCGTTCAACTGCTATTAGtattttattttggttttttttttcttagttatgttattgttttttttttttcatgtttgagattatttaggattgttatTGTTTTAATAATTTTAGCTATTTGAAATTAGGGTTCTCATGCCGTGATTGTTTTAGAATTTTTTCGTGAATTGTGGACatattgatttaatatatatatgctaTAGTTCCTACTTTTTCtagttatatattaaaaaaattaatcttgTAGACTTAATTATATAATGACAAAATATATAGAAGTCCAACTAGATGCAATCAAAATTATTATTGAAAATTTAATTATGCCACCCCTCCATATCGcaatattctttatttattttttaaaagaaaacatatatataaatactaaAATAAACAGCACAGATTCGGTGATAATTTTACGAATAGTGTGGACCATGAAGATCAAGAATAAGCATTCGATTTCTCTTGGTTAATTTTGTTGTTCACATATATTTATAAGAAATTTTTATGAATCAGCTAGCGATTTCatagacttttttttttattatattctaACGTACGCAACTCTAGCAAATTAACTTATACCACAAAAAATGAACTTTATTTTAAGGATGAGAATTATATTTATCTATATGATATAATGTTTTATGGACTTTATTAGGTGAATCATGTCACATGTATATGAATTATTTAAtggtaatttaatttttaatcataaacaaaataaaaatgtgggatataaatatatatagtagtTTAATTATGataatttatgttatattatttataatataatgtttagattaaaaaATGTGATAacgtgtgtcacatattgtaagaGTTACATTTTTTGGATAGTGTGAATATCCAAATGTGTAATATATTTGAggttacaaaattagttacaaatttgtgaatTTCACTACTTTGCTAGGTGAGGGCATTTGTAAATTCCTTCGGAACCTTTGTGTGGGACATCCTGCTGGTGACATCTACCCTACAAAATAGGGCAGAACCTCATGAACAAGGCACATATTTCAAAGAGGCTTGGGAAATGATGGCCTTCTGAGTTGGTTTATATGGGCATGATCCGAGAGGCCTTGCGTAGGTGCTTACGCACGAGGTGCCTTTCTTGGCGCTAGTCACAGGTCTAGTGAGGTACGACTCTCCCTTGGCGCGAGGCGTGTGCCTTGCAAGGCGTCTtatcgtcattatgcatagtattaTTCTCACAAATGTCTCTTTTAGGACCATTTTTGGCTAGACAGTTTGGTGGTcgttctaggcttattggtggatgctctctTTGAGGCCTTACCCCTTGTGGAAGTattagcctttattaggaggttaTCCTCGTGAaacattttgattttttttcacaaGTGCCTCTTTTCAGactctttttggctagacggcttggtggctgctctaggcttattggtggacgtCATCCTTGAGGTCTTACCCCTCATGGAGGTATTAGCTTATCATGAGGTTGTCCTTGTAGAACCTTTTGACTCCCTTAACATCCATAAGtgtagctaatccttatgaattCATGAAATGCTCTAGGCTTATCAACGGATGCCCTCTCATTGAGACCGTACCCCTCGTGGATGTATCTAGCCTTTGTCGCGAGGTTATCTCTGTagaaccttttggctcccttgataTCCATCAGGCACTACAAGAAACAATATTTTAAAGGCGACTTTATCAAGGGCGACTATGTGTCGCCTCTAATATTCAAGAAATCAGGGACGACACATCAGCAGTTGCCCCTAATAATGAGATACTTTAACTAAAACTGAGTGGGAGATTTTGGCAGTGTGTTTTTTtgtgtgaaaattattaggggcgaagTGTCGCCCCTCATATTGTGACGCGTCGCCCCTCATACTATGTCTGAGCAACTTATCCTCAAATGAATCTCTAATCCATAATCCTCTCAAACTTTGCGGAGTTAAGGAAGATCAGAATCATACAAACTTATCATCCACCTGGAGTGATCATGTAATCTACCACTTTTCTCTCTCAAGATACAAATCATATAACAATTATAAGCATTtggaaatttaaattaaaatattttccaCACACATAATTAGGATGTGTACAGTAAATTACTGGTTTCCCAAGAGTATTTTACAAATAATAAAATGGCGACTAGGTAGTCACTATTACAAATTTCATTAATTAAAACGAGTTATAACTTGATAAATTTCACAAATTAATTAATGTGACTAGAGAACatgattaatatatttaattatataataaacaataaataatatattttaaaaataattagcaAGGTTTCAATTTTATTGTTGTTTTGCTTCACTTTGAAGCCTTTGGCCACTAATGGATTTGACTTGATGAGTTTGTACGAAGCATTTATTTCGTTATGTTCATATCATATCTTATTAGTATAATTAGGAAATAGTATACCTGAGAATAGCAAAACTTTATCGTAATTACTTATAGTTTTGCTATTCTCATGTGTACTATTTCGGGGTTCGTAGGATAGAACAGACATATAGTTGTTGCATAAATTAAAACAAGAGCAAAATTATCGAATTAATAATCTAGGTTGAGTCGCAGATTAAGTGACATTGCTCAGAATTTGTGCAAGCGTACTATTAGTCTCATCGTCCCTAGGATAAAACAACCGAGTCCAACATTGTATCGGAACCCACTGCATTGTAGAGAACTGTCGAATCCAACATCCTAACCCTAAAACTACTGCTCAATCGGACGGCGCGTGGTGTTCAGATGAACCGTTTTGCAACTCCTCTTTTTTCCACAAAAGTGGTACCTCTCGGTGCACAACACCAAGGCTCAAGTCCACAATATATATACACTTAAAATTAAATGTTCTAAATGTGAGACTCTTCATCTTCATCTAGGGAGTCAACAAAGCACatttctattttttaataattcatatGTATAATTTCCAACAAgaacaaatttaaaatattgaataTGATATAATTtccaaaattttgaaattaaaaattcgacaccttttaaaaaaaatgattagtGTTTTGTATACACATTTCAAATAGTCTTGAAAAATGATTTTtggaaatataaatataaatatatatttatttatattatgttatgttataaaaTGTTGATAATTTAAATGAGATGTTTTTATAactaattttctaaaaaaatattatacatgtaaatgagatttttttttgttgatatttATCTTATCAAAACAAACTTTttataatagtatatatatatatatatatacaccaaGAAAGAAAGAATTACAGATCTTGATCACATATATTTATCGAAAACGAAGATTTCAATTATTCTGTTGGCTTTGTCGTGGACCATATTGATGAGCTCCACCACCGAGGGATGGCCATGGCCTTACAGTAACAAGAAGAGAGTTTGCATGAGTCAGTACATGAGATTTCAACCATGCGTTGGTGAGTTACTTGGCTTCACATATTGGCAGCGTCCTATTTCTTCCTCTTGCTGTGCCACAGTTGTTGATATCTCTGCCACCGCTGCCCTTTGTCCCCACACATTACCTTATTATCACTCCTTACCTAACTTGGCTTTCTTTCAAGCCCAACATCATTGCACCACCACCACCAGCAGTAGCACCGCCATCACGACCAATACCCCCGCCGCCATCACCACACCACCACCGTCACCCCCATCACAATCACCACCAAAGCCGAAGCCGTCACCAGATGATCCTGTTGTGATTCCTTACAACACAGACTCAATTCTTTGCTACAGCAATATCACAGCAATTCAAACAATCAATATGAACAATGCAAAGAACAGAGCTAAAACATAAAACAGTAATAAAAATAGTAATGCAAGAAGTAAAATGACACAAATTTTATCCTGGTTCGGAACTCAATGTGAATCCTAATCCAGCTCTCCCTCAAGGAGTTAATCCACTATGAAAAGTAGTGTTACAATCACAGATGAACTGATCACAATTCCTTTGAATGCACCAAACGAAACACTCCTCAAAACTGGTTTGTTCGAACATCGATTATCACCATGAATACCATGGTTCTTCAGCTTCGATTCTGAATCTTGGACAAGTATGATCTTCTTGATTGCCTTTAGTCTCTCTATCTCGATCAATATTATCTCTCTCTATCAATCTGTTTTCTCTAGTAATAATGGCTCTCAAATATAAAGCAGCCAATATATACTAGTAGTAGGTTAGTTATAAGCTCACAAGTCGAGCCATCTAATCTTTCAACATTTAACTAATCTTTAACTAACTTTTCAAACAGTAACTTTAATAAAGGTCCTGATTTTCCAATGGATTACCAACCACAAATTCCACCTTAATCCATTGAAAATTAGGAATAGCTCAAACTTGAGGGAGTGAACCTGACTATCTAAGCAGGTCCAAGATTGAGCAAGTCCAAGCAATGAGTGAACTTGCTCACGGGCAGAACTTTTGTTCCTGCATCAGCAGGATTTTCTTCTGTTGGCACCTTTTCCAAACTTATCTCTCCTGCATCTATCTTGTCTCTAATCCAAAACATCCTTATGTCAATGTGTTTGGATCTTTCATGGTAGACATGATTTTTACTCAAATGAATTGCTGACTGACTATCTGAGAAAACACAAACACTTCCTTTCAGCATGCATATTTCTTGTAAGATTCCCTTGATCCATGTTGCTTATTTGAAAGCTTCTGTAATAGCCATGAATTCTGCTTCAGTAGTGGATAAAGCATCAACATGTTGCTGCTGGGATTTCCAGTTTATGCAACATGAATTTAACATAAAACAGTAACTGGTCATAGACTTTCTGGTGTCTCTGTTGGAGGCATAGTCAGCATCTACATATCCTTCTAAGTTTAGATCATTTCCTCCCTTTTCGAATTTCAAATCATAATCTGAAGTTGTCTTCAGATATCTCAATAGCCATTTTAAACCTGTCCAGTGGTCTTCACCAGGGTTTGACATAAACCTGCTCAGAATGCTTACAGCATATGCAATGTCTGTCCTTGTGCTTATCATAGCATACATAACACTGCCAGTTGCTTTGGCATAAGGGatttcttccattttcttctttgactGATCATCCTTTGGTGATTGTTCTGTAGACAGAATAAAATGGCCAGCTAAGGGAATTTGAGTTTCCTTTCCACCTTGCATGTTGAATTTCTTTACTACCTTTTCAATGTATGATCTCTGAGTTAGCATCAGGTTTCTTTCTTTTCTGTTTCTTAGAATTTCGATGCCAAGTATTTTCCTTGCTGCCCCCATGTCTTTCATTTCAAATTCACTGTTCAGAACATGCTTGAGCTTGTTTATCTGATTTTGATCCTTTCCCATGATTAACAAATCATCGACATAGATTAGCAAGAAAGTAGCAGCTTGTGACTTCAAATTTGTGAAGTATAGACAAGTGTCAAAGTTGGATCTGACATAACCAAACTTAGTGATAACTGAATCGATTTTCTTATACCATTGCCTTGGGGACTGTTTAAGTCCATATAGAGATCTCTTCAATAGGCATACCAGCTCtccttccttcgattccaccttGAATCCATCAGGCTGATCCATGTAGACTGTTTCTTCAAGTTTACCATTCAAAAAAGttgttttcacatccatttgctGTATGTCCCAATCCAATTGAACAGCTATTGCAATCATCATTCTTATTGTTTTCATCTTTACTACTGGGGAGAAGATTTCTTGATAATCTACTCCTTCAACTTGGTTGAATCCCTTAGCAACTAATCTAGCTTTATAGATTTTTGGATCTGCATCTGTTACAccatctttgattctgaatagCCATCTACAACCAATGATCTTCTGCCTCTCTGGTTTCTGAACTAATGACCATGTATCATTTTTCTTTAATGATGCAATTTCTTCATTCATAGCTGACTTCCATTTCATAGAGCATCTAGACTTTATGGCTTCTTGATAGTTGTTTGGAACTGCTTCTTTTGACTCATTTGTTACTGCAAGTGCATAGGCAATTATATCTGCTTCCCCATATCTGGCAGGAGGTTTTATTTCTCTTCTGGATCTATCTCTTGCTAACTGATAGCCTTCTAGATCTTCTGATTGACCCTCTTCTCCAATTTCATGATCAATATCATCTTGATCTCTGGAATCAACATTAGAGTGCTGTACTGGTTCCACCTCAATCTGTACTCCAGTCTGATAATGTTTACCTGAAACATCACACAAAGTAcctttctcatttcttttaaaGGGGAAATCATATTCATTAAACACAACATCTCTACTGATTATtactttgtaattttcagttgATAACAGTCTATATCCCTTGACACCAATTTGGTATCCTAGTAAGACACATTTAACAGATCTTTTGTCTAATTTATCTCCTACAACATGAGCATATGCAGCACAACCAAATGTCCTTAGATGCATTAATGAAGGAGGTTTATTATTCCATAATTATTCTGGTGTTTTAAGATTAATTACTCTACTTGGGCTTCTGTTTATTAAATAACAGGAAGTATACAAAGCTTCACCCCAATATCTTTTTGGCAAACCAGAATTTAGTAAAATGCATCTAACCTTGTTAAGCAGTGTTCGATTCATTCTTTCTGCAACTCCATTCTGTTGTGGATTCTTTGCAACAGTTCTATGTCTCCTGATACCTGTTTCTATACACAGCTTATCGAATTCTTCATTAACAAACTCAAGCCCATTATCAGTTCTTAAAGTTTTAACTTTTCTGTCAGTTTGGTTTTCAACAAATATTTTCCAGTTTCTAAACTTTTCAAGTCATTCATTTTTGTGTCTCAATAAGAAAACCCATACCTTTCTGCTATAGTCATCTATAACagataaaaaatattgatttccaCCTGGAGTTTTGACCCTGCTAGCTCCCCAAAGGTCAGCATGTAGGTATTCCAGAATTTTCTTAGCTCTATAGTTGCTCCTGGAAAATTTAATCTTGTGTTGCTTGCCCTGCACACAGATCTCACAGAAAGGTAAGTTAGCATGTGTATAGTTTAGAAGCAAACCTTGTTTTGATAGCTCTACCAGTCCTTGCTCACTTATGTGGCCTAATCTTGCATGCCACATTTTCGAGTCTGTTTTGCATCTAGTAACAGCTGCAGCTTGTGCTGGAGTTATGGTTTTTCCATCTAGAAAATACAAACCATTTCTTTTGATGCCCCTCATTACCAGAAGTGATCCCTTAGTGATTCTCATTGTGCCTTTTCCTGTTCTGTATTCTAAGCCTTCATCATCTAATGTACCAAGTGATATTAAGTTTCTTTTCAACTCTGGAATGTGTCTAACATTGCTAAGAGTTTTAATGGTGCCATCATAGCTTCTGATGGATATCGAACCAATACCAATGACCTGACATTTATGGTCATTTCCCATCATGACCTTTCCACCATTAATCTTGGTATAATCACTAAACCAGTCTTTGTTTGGACTCATGTGGTAAGTACAACCACTATCCAGAATCCATTCCTCATTGTCTTTGTAATCTGAACTGGTACACGCCTCTCCAAGATCTGAAGATTCTTTCTGATCTTTTATGGCTACAAAGACATCACCATCTGAGCTGTAGTTATCATCAATTGCAGCATTAGAATCACTTCCTTTTTCTTCCTCATCTTTATTATGCTTTCTTTTGTCTCTAAGTTCCCAGCAGTATCGAATTAGGTGACCTGTTTTTCCACAGTGATGACATTTTCGAGTTTCTCTTGGCCTAGACTTTGATCTGCTATTCCCTCTTGTTCTTGAATTGTATCTTGGTTTAAAGTTGTCTCTGAATCTTGAATTTCCTCTTCTTGGTTGTCTTCCTCGAATTGTTAGTGCCTCCTCAGTTCTGGCTTCTTATCTTGCTGCCTTTTGCCAATTCAATTCTGCATCCCTTGATCTCAGTGTGCTCATGATATCTTCGAGGGTGAGGGTGTCTCTGCTGTACATTATCACAGTTCTCATTTCTTTGAACTGATCTGGTAGTGCATTCAGTATGATCACAGCTTGGTCTTCTTCTTTAATTGTCTCTCCCATGTTGGTTAGAGATAACACAATTTTATTAAGGTCATCCAAATTCTGCTCCAATGAGATAGTGGCATTCATCTTAAATCCATAGAATTTTCCTTTTAGGAAAATCTTGGTGGCTGTCGACTTGGCCATGTACAACTGCTCCAGCTTGTTCCAAATTCCCAAGGCTGTTTTCTCTCCTATCACTTGCCTTAATACATTATCTGCAAGATTCATTATGATGGCTAATCTTGCTTGTTTCATGACAACTtctgcttcacctttctttgcTGCATCGAGATCTTTTTCAGACTTTTCAGGCTTTTCCTCTAATGCATAATCCAATTTCTGGTAGATTAGGATtgccatcattttctctctccaaAGACTGAAATCCCTCGATCCATCAAACCTCTCTAAATCAAATCTTGTTGATGTTGAGGCCATTGAACAACCTTtcttgattcttgattatgtaGCAACTTGAGTCTTGAATCCCCGAACCTGGCTCTGGTACCACTGTTGTGATTCCTTACAACACAGACTCAATTCTTTGCTACAGCAATATCACAGCAATTCAAACAATCAATATGAACAATGCAAAGAACAGAAGCTAAAACAGTAATAAAAATAGTAATGCAAGAAGTAAAATGACACAAATTTTATCCTGGTTCGGAACTCAATGTGAGTCCTAATCCAGCTCTCCCTCAAGGAGTTAATCCACTATGAAAAGTAGTGTTACAATCACAGATGAACTGATCACAATTCCTTTGAATGCACCAAACGAAACACTCCTCAAAACTGGTTTGTCCGAGCATCGATTATCACCATGAATACCATGGTTCTTCAACTTCGATTCTGAATCTTGGACAAGTATGATCTTCTTGATTGCCTTTAGTCTCTCTATCTCGATCAGTATTATCTCTCTCTATCAATCTGTTTTCTCTAGTAATAATGGCTCTCAAATATAAAGCAGCCAATATATACTAGTAGTAGGTTAGTTATAAGCTCACAAGCCGAGCCATCTAATCTTTCAACATTTAACTAATCTTTAACTAACTTTTCAAATAGTAACTTTAATAAAGGTCCTGATTTTCCAATGGACTACCAACCACAGATCCGTTCCCGAATATTAACTATGCTGATAAAAAATGTGTGGAAGAACCTCGACTCCATAAATACTTTGTAGATATATCACAATACACTCTTCTGAAGACACCACTTCCTTCAGATTGTTGCGAAACTATACTCGACGTTACAAACAAGTGCCCTAATGACGTCGGTTGGGATCAACTAATCTTAGAATGCCTAGACTATTGCAGGAATATTCAAAAGACAAAACCATCACCACTGTCACCGTCACCGCCATCACAATCACCACCACAGCCCTCACCGCCAACGCCGAAGCCGTCACCTGATGATCCGTTCCCGAATATCAATTATGCTGATAAAAAATGTGTGGAGGAACCTCGACTTCATAAATACTTTGTAGATATATCACAATACACTCTATTGAAAACACCACTTCCTTCAGCTTGTTGCGAAACTATACTTGACGTTACAAACAAGTGCCCTGATGATGTCGGCTGGGATAATCTAATCTTAGAATGCCTAGACTATTGTAGGAGTATTCAGAAGACAACATCATCACCATAAGTTggctagatttattattattatcgtaAGTTagctagatttattattattatcgttCAACTGCTATCAGTATtctattttggttttttttttcttagttatgttattgtttttttttttttttttcatgtttgaGATTATTTAGGATTATTGTTAATGTTTTAATAATTTTAGCTATTTGAAATTCGGGTTCTCATGCCGtgattgttttataatttttttcgTGAATTGTAGAGATtggtttaatatatatatatatatatatatgctatagTTCCTAGTTTCTAGTTAT
It encodes the following:
- the LOC133819827 gene encoding uncharacterized protein LOC133819827, whose translation is MKISIILLAFSWTILMSSTTEGWPWPYSNKKRVCMSQYMRFQPCVGELLGFTYWQRPISSSCCATVVDISATAGLCPHTLPYYHSLPNLAFFQAQHHCTTTTNIPSPSSPPPPAVAPPARPIPPPPPPPPPSPPSQSPPKPKPSPDDPFPNINYADKKCVEEPRLHKYFVDISQYTLLKTPLPSACCETILDVTNKCPDDVGWDNLILECLDYCRSIQKTTSSP